From Paenibacillus polymyxa, the proteins below share one genomic window:
- a CDS encoding DUF350 domain-containing protein encodes MDSHISLGNALGNVGIGLLILFAILIVGYFVFSLLTRYNDNQEIARGNEAAGIYMGAKLLGLCIIVGMVSYSSHSWLDMLTWSAVGIVVLCLVYVIFDLVTPRTKVCEEIAKGNVALAQLLRSIIIGVSFVVGTFLM; translated from the coding sequence TTGGACTCTCATATCAGTTTGGGCAACGCATTGGGCAATGTAGGTATCGGCCTGCTTATCTTGTTTGCCATCTTAATCGTAGGTTATTTTGTGTTCAGCTTGCTGACACGTTATAACGATAATCAGGAAATCGCACGCGGCAATGAAGCGGCAGGTATCTACATGGGGGCAAAGCTGCTAGGTCTGTGTATTATCGTGGGAATGGTGTCGTATAGCAGCCATTCATGGCTCGATATGCTGACCTGGTCGGCCGTAGGCATTGTAGTGCTGTGCCTGGTCTATGTGATTTTTGATCTGGTAACGCCGCGTACCAAGGTGTGCGAGGAAATTGCTAAAGGCAATGTGGCTCTGGCACAACTGCTACGCTCAATCATCATCGGGGTATCTTTTGTCGTAGGTACATTTTTGATGTAG